Proteins from a genomic interval of Salmo salar chromosome ssa14, Ssal_v3.1, whole genome shotgun sequence:
- the mterf3 gene encoding transcription termination factor 3, mitochondrial, producing the protein MALTCIQLCQRCTSLLRSRIVGIITLQYSTDAQHWPAALWNSFIVPVLPSVLQRSPNPSQTRQRWNLGVRSYCESHAKVQPSQTKHRNTDELPGTDMVSYQNPLSHQLIDGGMLLKEWQTALDLHDAPGHSALEEISHEEAVCMDIPAALPPVSISLKDYVNESETLGKLVQLGVQLWKLEQRPNVGSMLLRLDFQTDVTPRLVFLKQLGVEDSRLGYLISHNPFILTESLENLQARVAYLRSKKFSAESVASMVSRAPYLLNFSVKRMDNRLGFYQQQLGLSAQKTRDVVARHPRLLCGSLEPVKENLKICKLEMGFRENELQHIVTVIPKVLTANKRKLTQIFDYIHNTMNIPHDLIVKFPQVLNARYLRIKERHLFLQYLDKAQYDPAKPNYICLDKLVSLPDEAFCTEVASATLKDFELFQKTM; encoded by the exons ATGGCTTTAACCTGTATCCAGCTTTGTCAGAGATGTACCAGTTTACTGAGGTCAAGGATTGTGGGTATCATCACCCTTCAGTATTCCACAGATGCTCAGCATTGGCCTGCAGCCCTCTGGAATTCTTTCATTGTTCCAGTCTTGCCCTCCGTGCTCCAGAGAAGTCCGAATCCATCTCAGACGCGACAGAGGTGGAATCTAGGAGTGCGGAGTTACTGTGAATCTCATGCTAAGGTCCAACCATCTCAAACGAAACACAGGAATACTGATGAGTTACCTGGGACTGATATGGTGTCATATCAGAATCCTCTCTCCCATCAACTCATAGATGGAGGGATGCTTCTGAAGGAGTGGCAGACAGCTTTAG ATTTGCATGATGCCCCAGGCCACTCTGCATTAGAGGAGATCAGTCATGAGGAGGCAGTTTGTATGGACATCCCAGCTGCCCTGCCTCctgtctccatctccctcaaAGACTATGTCAACGAGTCAGAGACGCTCGGCAAGCTTGTACAGCTAG GTGTTCAGCTATGGAAACTTGAGCAGAGGCCTAACGTGGGTTCCATGTTGCTGAGGCTAGACTTCCAGACAGACGTGACCCCACGGCTGGTCTTCCTGAAGCAGCTGGGAGTGGAGGATTCTCGCCTGGGCTATCTGATCAGCCACAACCCCTTCATCCTCACAGAGAGCCTGGAGAACCTGCAGGCCAG GGTGGCATATCTTAGGTCCAAGAAGTTCAGCGCTGAGTCTGTGGCCTCCATGGTGTCCAGAGCTCCGTACCTGCTGAACTTCAGTGTGAAGAGGATGGACAACCGCCTTGGATTCTACCAACAGCAGTTAGGCCTTAGTGCTCAGAAG ACACGGGATGTTGTGGCTCGCCATCCCAGACTTTTGTGTGGGAGCTTGGAGCCAGTTAAGGAGAATCTTAAG ATATGTAAACTGGAGATGGGATTTCGTGAAAATGAGCTCCAGCACATTGTCACTGTAATCCCCAAAGTTCTTACTGCTAACAAGAGGAAACTGACCCAGATATTTGACTACATCCACAACACGATGAACATACCCCATGACCTGATTGTAAAGTTCCCACAG GTCCTGAATGCAAGGTACCTTCGTATCAAAGAAAGACACCTGTTCCTGCAATACCTGGATAAGGCTCAGTATGACCCTGCCAAGCCTAACTACATCTGTCTGGACAAGCTAGTCTCCCTGCCAGATGAGGCCTTCTGCACTGAAGTGGCATCAGCCACACTAAAGGATTTTGAACTGTTTCAGAAGACAATGTAA
- the LOC106570481 gene encoding cytochrome b-c1 complex subunit 7, which yields MASRAPATTGRLLVSFRKWYYNAAGFNKIGLMRDDTIHEDSDVKEALRRLPEKVYNDRMFRLKRALDLSMKQAVLPKEQRTQYEEDVHYLEPYLKEVIRERKEVEEWSKK from the exons ATGGCGTCGAGGGCACCAG CAACTACCGGCAGACTCCTGGTCAGCTTTCGTAAATGGTACTACAATGCTGCTGGATTCAACAAAATTG gtctgATGCGTGATGACACAATCCATGAGGATAGCGACGTAAAAGAGGCCCTGCGGAGGCTCCCAGAGAAGGTGTACAACGACAGGATGTTCAGGCTCAAGAGAGCCCTGGACCTCTCCATGAAGCAGGCGGTTCTGCCCAAGGAACAGCGGACTCAATACGAGGAG GACGTACATTACTTGGAGCCTTACCTGAAAGAGGTCATCCGTGAGAGGAAAGAGGTTGAGGAGTGGTCGAAGAAATGA